The genomic DNA ACCGCGACTTCCTGCTGCTGCACCCGCCCGGCATCGTCGTCCTGCTCTGGCCCTTCGCGGTGCTCGGCCACGTCACCGGCAGCGCGGTCGCCTTCGCGGTGGCGCGCGTCGCGTTCATGGCGCTGGGCGCGACGAACGCGGTCCTCGTCGCGCTCCTGCTCCGCCGGTCCGGCACGCCGGCGGCGGTGGTCGGCGGGCTGGCGTACGCGCTCGCGCTGCCGGCCGTCTACATCGGTTCGTCGACCCTGCTCGAGACGCCCGCCTCGACCTGCCTGCTGGGCGCGCTCCTGCTCCTCGACCGGGTCGCCGAGCGACGGGCGTGGGCACGCGTGTTCGGGGCCGGGCTGCTTCTCGCGCTCGCGGCGGACACCAAGATCTGGAACGTCGTCGTCGGTGCGGCGGTGCTGCTCTGGGTCGTCCTGCGCTCCGGCCCACGGCGTACGGCGGCGTTCGTGCTCGGCGGCGCGGTCGGCGGGGTGGCGGTGTGCCTGCCGTTCCTCCTGCTTGCCGGGCCGACGATGTGGCGGATGGTCGTGCTCGACCAGCTCGCGCGGGGCGGTTCCGACGCGCCGGTCGCCGTGCGGGTGTCCGACGTCCTCGGGCTGACCGCGTGGCAGCCCGACGTGGTGGGCTGGTCGGCACTGACCGTCGTCGCCGCGGCGGTCGCGCTCGGCTGCTGCGTCCTGGCCTGCCGCCGGCCGTCGGGGCGTACGGCGGTCGTGCTGCTGGCGACCACGACGGCGCTGCTGCTCCAGGTCCCGTCCTGGTACCCCCACTACCCGGGCCTGGCGGTCGGTCCGCTCGCCCTGGTCCTCGGCTCGGCCGCCGGCGTCGCCCTGCCCACGCTCGCCTCGTGGCGTCGCGCCGTGGCGGGCGTCGCCGTCCTCGCGGCGCTCGTGGCCTGGGCGGTGCCCGGCCTGCAGCGGCCGTTCGGCACGCGCTTCCCGGCGGCGCGCCTGGCCGCTGCCACGGACGTCTCCGGCTGCGTCACGTCCGACGACCCGACGACGCTGCTCGAGCTCGGGGCGCTGGACCGGGACCTCGCCCGCCGCTGCCCGGTGGTGCTCGACCTGAGCGGCTACTCCTACGACCTGCGCACGCCCGGTCGCCCCTACCCGGCCCGCAGGCGCAACACCGCCTGGCAGCAGCGGGCGATGACCTACCTCGGCAGCGGGACGGCCACGCTGGTCGTGCGCTTCGCCCACGCCGTGGGCTTCAGCGCGCGCTCCACCCGCACGGTGGACCGCTGGCCGGTTGTGGCGGCGTCGCACGGCTACGACGTGCGCCGACCCGAGGCATGAACGTCGACGCACTGCCCGGCGGTCCTGCACAGTCCGTGCTCAGCGCCCGGCGGGACCGTCGAGCCGCGCCCGTGCCGCGACCGTCCGACCGCGGCACCGACGGCGCCCGAGAAGGAGCACCGCTTCATGACCGTGACCGACCTGGCTCTCCCCGCCACCGCCCCGGACCCCGCGACCCGTCGGGTGGTCCCGACGACCCGGGCGTACAAGGAGCTCGTCGCGCTGCACGCGCATTGCGGCGCCGTCGTGCTCGTGGAGCCGGGGCACCTGCGCCCGGGGCAGCGCCGGCTCGACTGCGTCGCGGCCCGCGAGCTCGCGATCACGTCGGCCGACCGGCTGGTGGGGGCCGTGGACCTGGTCGCCGTGTACGCCGACGCCGACGCGGACGACCGCGAGCGTCGCCCGGTCTACCTGCTCGACCTCGCCGACGGCCCGGCGTCGGAGGCGACGCTCGCGCCCGATGGCGGGCACCACTTCGTGCTCCGGGACCTGGCCGCCCCGGTCCGCTGACGCACGACCACCCGGGGCGCTCTACCCGCTCACCCAGGGGTTGTCCTCGTCGGGAGCCAGGTCGGGGCCGTGCTCCTCGAGGCTGTAGAGGCGCAGCCGGTTGCCGTCCGGGTCCTCGAACGCGACGAGCCAGGACCGGATCGCGGTGACGACGCCGGAGTGCGGGACGCCCTGCGCGTCGAGGTAGGCCGTCCAGCGGTCCAGGGAGGCGCGGTCCGGCACCGCCACGGTGACCGGGTCGAAGCCGCGGTGCGCCCGGGCCCGGGCGGGGTCGAGACGGAGCTCGAGCAGGGGCCCGAGGCCGGGGACCTCGCACAGGTACGCGTAGAGGCCGCCGTCCCGGGTCCGCCGGTGGTCGGCCGCGGGGATGCGGACGGCGCCGAGGGCACGCTCGTAGAAGGCGAGCGCGACGTCGAGATCGGACACGGCCAGCTTGAGGTGGTGGATCCCGGTCAGGGCCGGGCGTACGGGGTCGTCCACGCCGCCAGGGTGCCACCGGCCGGCGGGCTACGGTCGACGGGTGGACGTCGCGCTCGCTCCCGCCGGGGAGGACGTCGAGGTCGCCGTTCTGGACGACGAGGGCCGCCCGGCCGGGCTGACGAGGGTGGGGCGCAGCGGGCTCGCCGAGCACGTCGCCCGGCTCGAGGAGCGGTCGCCGCGCTGGGTGTGGGCCGACACCGCGGCCGTCCACCCGCTGCTGCTCGCGCACGGCGTCCGGGTCGCCCGGTGCCACGACCTGCGGATGAGCCACGCCGTCCTGGCCCGCTCCGCGTACGTCCGGGGGCTCGCCTCGGCGGGTGACGCGCGCTGGGCCGCGCGCGAGGCCGTCCCCGAGGAGAGCGAGCCGACCCTGCTCGACGTGGGCGCGGCCGAGCCGGAGGTCGACCTCGTCGACGTCGTGGCCGAGCACCGGGCGCAGCAGGACGCGGTGGCGGGTTCGCTGCACCCGGCGCGGCTGCGGCTGCTTCTCGCGGCCGAGTCGGCCGGCGCGCTGGCCGGCGTCGAGCTGACCCACGTCGGGCTGCCCTTCGACGCCGCCGAGCACGAGCGGCTCCTCGCCCGGCTGCTCGGGGCGCGGCCGCTCCCCGGTCAGCGGCCGCCGGCCCTGGAGGCCCTGGCCGTGCAGGTGCGCGAGGTGCTCGAGGCGCCCGCGCTCAACCCCGACTCTGGCCCCGACCTGCTCCAGGCGCTCCGGCGCGCCGGTCTCGACGTCTCCAGCACGCGGCAGTGGGAGCTGGCCCGGGTCGAGCACCCCGTGGTGGGCCCGCTGCTGGAGTACAAGAAGCTCGCC from Microlunatus sagamiharensis includes the following:
- a CDS encoding VOC family protein encodes the protein MDDPVRPALTGIHHLKLAVSDLDVALAFYERALGAVRIPAADHRRTRDGGLYAYLCEVPGLGPLLELRLDPARARAHRGFDPVTVAVPDRASLDRWTAYLDAQGVPHSGVVTAIRSWLVAFEDPDGNRLRLYSLEEHGPDLAPDEDNPWVSG
- a CDS encoding glycosyltransferase family 39 protein, producing MSIFVARHPGAPAVVSAPRRSAAGPRLVDARAGWSVLALGLGTVAFLARLVPVLRGGGLFGLGNYDDGVYFSAAVALSHGVVPYRDFLLLHPPGIVVLLWPFAVLGHVTGSAVAFAVARVAFMALGATNAVLVALLLRRSGTPAAVVGGLAYALALPAVYIGSSTLLETPASTCLLGALLLLDRVAERRAWARVFGAGLLLALAADTKIWNVVVGAAVLLWVVLRSGPRRTAAFVLGGAVGGVAVCLPFLLLAGPTMWRMVVLDQLARGGSDAPVAVRVSDVLGLTAWQPDVVGWSALTVVAAAVALGCCVLACRRPSGRTAVVLLATTTALLLQVPSWYPHYPGLAVGPLALVLGSAAGVALPTLASWRRAVAGVAVLAALVAWAVPGLQRPFGTRFPAARLAAATDVSGCVTSDDPTTLLELGALDRDLARRCPVVLDLSGYSYDLRTPGRPYPARRRNTAWQQRAMTYLGSGTATLVVRFAHAVGFSARSTRTVDRWPVVAASHGYDVRRPEA
- a CDS encoding DUF779 domain-containing protein, encoding MTVTDLALPATAPDPATRRVVPTTRAYKELVALHAHCGAVVLVEPGHLRPGQRRLDCVAARELAITSADRLVGAVDLVAVYADADADDRERRPVYLLDLADGPASEATLAPDGGHHFVLRDLAAPVR